From the genome of Cytobacillus firmus, one region includes:
- a CDS encoding CamS family sex pheromone protein: MKKLLMLALSLTLLLAGCAPNFNKQEEVVQEDKNEKDKAIIPNYKISDKYYRTLLPFEPSESRGLVVNNISTKYDINEFETGLMRVAQNSFDPDKYLFQEGQYLKRGTVQAWLNRKFTDDQLKERELKAEDNIGLNPMIADGGDIDKNNEKSPIYLAHILEHNYLLKNDDGKVGLGGVVIGLAMNSVHYYQKEQYGATFETDIKRDVLEREGKKMAEEVLQRIRQIKGLKDVPVTIALFEQQARTSVVPGSFFAYAKADKGSNKLGGWEGISEKYVLFPSSAAEKNHRDDLTAFLNFKQDVETYFPNFNGVIGKAFYAQDQLQEINIDIPIQFYGKAEGIGFTQYVTGLVVKHFPEYISVQVNISSVNGPEAIVVRKADQSEPFVHIYH; the protein is encoded by the coding sequence GTGAAAAAACTCTTAATGCTTGCTTTATCCCTAACCCTTCTGCTTGCAGGCTGTGCGCCTAATTTTAATAAGCAGGAGGAAGTCGTTCAGGAAGATAAGAACGAAAAGGATAAGGCAATCATTCCGAACTATAAAATTTCAGACAAGTATTATCGAACGCTGCTGCCGTTTGAACCAAGTGAGTCCAGAGGTCTTGTGGTCAATAATATAAGCACTAAATATGACATTAATGAATTTGAGACCGGATTAATGCGTGTGGCACAAAACTCATTTGATCCGGATAAATACTTATTCCAGGAAGGCCAGTATTTAAAAAGAGGAACTGTCCAGGCCTGGCTTAACCGCAAATTTACTGACGATCAGCTGAAGGAACGCGAGCTGAAAGCCGAAGACAACATTGGCTTAAATCCAATGATTGCAGATGGCGGAGATATTGATAAAAATAATGAAAAAAGCCCGATATACCTGGCACATATACTTGAGCACAACTATCTGCTGAAAAACGATGATGGAAAAGTGGGTCTTGGCGGAGTTGTGATAGGTCTTGCCATGAACTCTGTTCATTATTATCAGAAAGAACAATATGGCGCGACTTTTGAAACCGATATTAAACGGGATGTTCTTGAACGGGAAGGCAAAAAGATGGCTGAAGAAGTCCTTCAGAGAATACGGCAAATCAAGGGTCTGAAGGATGTGCCGGTAACCATTGCTTTGTTTGAACAGCAGGCAAGAACTTCGGTTGTGCCGGGAAGCTTTTTTGCATATGCTAAGGCAGACAAAGGAAGCAATAAGCTGGGCGGATGGGAAGGGATCAGCGAGAAATATGTCCTGTTCCCTTCAAGCGCAGCTGAAAAAAATCATCGTGATGATTTAACCGCTTTTCTTAACTTTAAACAGGATGTGGAAACATACTTCCCTAACTTTAATGGAGTTATCGGGAAAGCTTTCTATGCCCAAGATCAATTGCAGGAAATCAACATTGATATCCCAATCCAATTTTATGGGAAAGCAGAAGGTATTGGATTTACCCAATATGTAACAGGTCTTGTTGTCAAACACTTCCCTGAATACATCTCAGTCCAGGTAAACATCTCATCAGTCAACGGCCCGGAAGCGATTGTAGTCCGGAAAGCAGACCAAAGCGAGCCTTTTGTCCATATTTATCATTAG